A genome region from Natranaeroarchaeum sulfidigenes includes the following:
- the thrS gene encoding threonine--tRNA ligase, with translation MSQDVDSADDISVVLPDGSELSVERGATVEDVAYEIGPGLGRDTVAGRIDGELVSKDEPITESGANIEIVTEDSDEAIRVMRHSASHCLAQAVERLYDDVQLAIGPPTDEGFYYDFDDIDLDEEDLAEINAEIEDIIEADYEIEREEVSIEEARERLADQRYKLELLEEFAEDGETVTFYKQGEWEDLCAGPHVESTGEIGAVDLLEIAAAYWRGDEDNPMQTRVYGTAFESESDLEAFHERRREAERRDHRKIGAEMDLFSIQDVTGPGLPLYHPPGKTILRELESYVADLNLDAGYEYVETPHLFKTDLWEKSGHYENYQDDMFVFDVGEDEYGLKPMNCPGHATIFDDSSWSYRDMPIKYAENGKVYRKEQSGELSGLSRVWAFTIDDGHLFVRPEDIRQEVEQIMDLIDDVLTTFDLEYEVALATRPEKSVGSDEIWERAESQLESVLESRSMEYEVEEGDGAFYGPKIDFAFEDAIGRRWDGPTVQLDFNMPERFDLSYVGEDNEDHKPVMIHRALYGSYERFFMVLIEHFAGNFPLWLAPEQVRVLPISDANLGYAHRVKNEFDEFRVEVDDRDSTIERKIRAAHDDRVPYMIIVGDNEQEDGNISVRDRFEEQEYDVEIDTFRDHLRSERDEKRTEPDFLAD, from the coding sequence ATGTCTCAGGATGTAGATTCAGCGGACGACATATCGGTAGTACTGCCCGACGGCTCCGAGCTCAGCGTCGAGCGCGGCGCGACCGTCGAGGACGTCGCCTACGAGATCGGCCCCGGCCTCGGTCGCGACACGGTCGCCGGTCGCATCGACGGCGAACTCGTCTCGAAGGACGAGCCGATCACGGAAAGCGGCGCGAACATCGAGATCGTCACCGAGGACTCCGACGAGGCGATCCGCGTGATGCGCCATTCGGCCTCGCACTGTCTCGCACAGGCCGTCGAGCGGCTGTACGACGACGTCCAGCTAGCCATCGGGCCGCCGACCGACGAGGGGTTCTATTATGACTTCGACGATATCGACCTCGACGAGGAGGATCTCGCGGAGATCAACGCCGAAATAGAAGACATCATCGAGGCCGACTACGAGATCGAGCGCGAGGAAGTGTCGATCGAGGAGGCCCGCGAACGGCTGGCCGATCAGCGCTACAAACTCGAACTGCTGGAGGAGTTCGCCGAGGATGGCGAGACGGTCACCTTCTACAAACAGGGCGAGTGGGAGGATCTCTGTGCTGGCCCACACGTCGAATCGACGGGCGAGATCGGTGCGGTCGATCTGCTGGAGATCGCCGCAGCCTACTGGCGTGGCGACGAGGACAACCCGATGCAGACCCGCGTCTACGGGACGGCCTTCGAGAGCGAGTCGGATCTGGAAGCGTTCCACGAGCGCCGGCGTGAAGCCGAGCGCCGCGACCATCGCAAGATCGGCGCGGAGATGGACCTGTTCTCGATTCAGGACGTCACCGGCCCCGGGCTGCCGCTCTATCACCCACCGGGCAAGACGATCCTGCGGGAGCTCGAATCGTACGTCGCCGATCTGAACCTCGATGCAGGCTACGAGTACGTCGAGACGCCCCACCTGTTCAAAACCGACCTCTGGGAGAAAAGCGGCCACTACGAGAACTATCAGGACGATATGTTCGTCTTCGATGTCGGCGAGGACGAGTACGGTCTCAAGCCGATGAACTGTCCGGGCCACGCCACGATCTTCGACGATAGCTCGTGGTCCTACAGGGACATGCCGATCAAGTACGCCGAGAACGGCAAGGTCTATCGCAAGGAACAGAGCGGCGAACTCTCGGGACTCTCGCGGGTCTGGGCGTTTACCATCGACGACGGCCACCTGTTCGTCCGCCCCGAGGACATCCGCCAGGAGGTCGAGCAGATCATGGACCTGATCGACGACGTGCTCACGACCTTCGATCTGGAGTACGAGGTCGCGCTCGCGACCCGTCCCGAGAAGAGCGTCGGGAGCGACGAGATCTGGGAGCGCGCCGAGTCACAGCTCGAAAGCGTCCTCGAAAGCCGGTCGATGGAGTACGAGGTCGAGGAGGGCGACGGGGCGTTCTACGGCCCGAAGATCGACTTCGCGTTCGAGGACGCCATCGGCCGCCGCTGGGACGGCCCGACGGTCCAGCTCGATTTCAACATGCCCGAGCGCTTCGACCTGTCCTACGTCGGCGAGGACAACGAGGACCACAAGCCGGTGATGATCCACCGCGCGCTGTACGGTAGCTACGAGCGCTTCTTCATGGTCCTCATCGAGCACTTCGCGGGCAACTTCCCGCTCTGGCTCGCCCCCGAGCAGGTCCGCGTCCTGCCGATCAGCGACGCGAACCTCGGCTACGCCCACCGCGTCAAAAACGAGTTCGACGAGTTCCGCGTCGAGGTCGACGATCGCGACTCGACCATCGAGCGCAAGATCCGCGCGGCCCACGACGACCGCGTTCCCTACATGATCATCGTCGGCGACAACGAGCAGGAGGACGGCAACATCTCCGTTCGGGACCGCTTCGAAGAGCAGGAGTACGACGTCGAAATCGACACGTTCCGCGATCACCTGCGGAGCGAGCGCGACGAGAAGCGGACCGAGCCGGACTTCCTCGCCGATTAG
- a CDS encoding cadmium resistance transporter, protein MDTVLFLGAWLFAATQLDTLVVISAFCADNDYRIREVFLGHYVGFSIGLTGAVLGALIAGEILSNWTFLLGVVPLSIGLWGLISRPPETVVEESAVVPNTTGRIGVVAMTGIGMSGDNMAVFVPFFADLSPEALVLIIGAYLIGAGIVFLVALLVVYHVAIDGISDRLDRWLVPAVLVAVGCYVILAGLIAA, encoded by the coding sequence GTGGACACAGTCCTGTTTCTTGGCGCGTGGCTGTTCGCCGCGACACAACTGGACACCCTCGTCGTCATCAGTGCGTTCTGTGCGGACAACGATTATCGGATTCGTGAGGTCTTCCTCGGGCATTACGTGGGCTTTTCTATCGGTCTCACTGGTGCTGTTCTCGGGGCACTCATCGCTGGTGAGATCCTGTCCAACTGGACGTTTCTCCTCGGCGTCGTTCCGCTCAGTATCGGACTCTGGGGACTTATCAGCCGCCCGCCAGAAACGGTCGTCGAAGAATCGGCGGTCGTTCCGAACACGACGGGACGTATCGGTGTGGTCGCCATGACGGGAATCGGCATGAGCGGCGATAATATGGCCGTATTCGTTCCGTTCTTTGCGGATCTCTCACCGGAGGCATTGGTTCTCATCATCGGGGCGTATCTGATCGGCGCTGGAATCGTGTTTCTCGTTGCACTGCTCGTTGTCTATCACGTCGCGATTGACGGGATCTCCGACCGGCTTGACCGCTGGCTGGTTCCCGCCGTTCTGGTCGCTGTGGGTTGCTACGTCATCTTGGCCGGTCTGATCGCCGCTTGA
- a CDS encoding phosphoribosyltransferase family protein, translating to MNRAEKAALQLRAVSVLRMLKETRTYDELAELTGLPAGDLNRYVNGHVLPSDDRARDVVTGIGRDALAEELTARVQTDDEGYVDNSTIVFDQSFLDLVAPVAAEAFEFDRPDVVLTAATDGITLAAAIASYYDGRAAYAKKSKETAVEEFIESRQRLQSGIELTYYLPAAAINDGDTVLVVDDLIRSGETQELLLDIAQRAGAEIGGVFTLIAVGDDGIERARERTDAPVSALIEF from the coding sequence ATGAATAGAGCAGAGAAGGCGGCCCTCCAGTTGCGAGCTGTCTCCGTTCTCCGGATGCTCAAGGAGACGCGCACGTACGACGAGCTAGCCGAGCTTACCGGGCTGCCTGCGGGCGATCTCAATCGCTACGTTAACGGACACGTTTTGCCGAGTGACGATCGCGCCCGCGACGTTGTTACCGGAATCGGCCGCGACGCGCTCGCAGAGGAACTCACAGCCCGCGTACAGACCGACGACGAGGGATACGTCGACAACTCCACGATCGTCTTCGACCAGTCGTTTCTGGATCTCGTGGCACCTGTCGCCGCCGAGGCCTTCGAGTTCGACCGCCCCGATGTCGTCCTCACTGCTGCGACCGACGGCATCACCCTCGCCGCCGCCATCGCCAGCTACTACGACGGACGGGCAGCCTATGCGAAAAAGTCCAAAGAGACCGCAGTCGAGGAGTTCATCGAGTCCCGCCAGCGCCTCCAGTCGGGGATCGAACTGACCTACTACCTCCCAGCCGCAGCCATCAATGATGGCGATACCGTGCTTGTCGTCGATGATCTGATCCGGTCGGGCGAGACCCAAGAACTACTGCTCGATATCGCCCAGCGCGCTGGCGCGGAGATCGGCGGCGTCTTCACCCTGATCGCGGTCGGCGACGACGGCATCGAGCGCGCCCGCGAGCGGACGGACGCGCCGGTGAGCGCGCTTATCGAGTTCTGA
- the glmS gene encoding glutamine--fructose-6-phosphate transaminase (isomerizing): MCGIVGYVDRSGNPAALDVLDTGLSSLEYRGYDSAGVALADDDLTVVKREGKVEALTAALATEAPDDVAVGIGHTRWSTHGPPSDTNAHPHTDCTGNIAVVHNGIIENYDTLKAELQERGHVFESETDTEVIPHLIEDGLDRGCDRETAFRGAIDRLEGSYAVVATFADENELLATRQDSPLVVGLGNDGYYLASDVPAFIEYTDRVTYLEDGEFVRVTPTGVSVTDIEGTEIEKSISTIDWDPEDAGKSGYEHYMLKEIQEQPRALRKCLRGRVDEIEGRVSLDLDLDRSGVDSTHLVACGTSYHAALYGAQLLRAQGIPAQTFLANEYDETCLAGERPLVVGVTQSGETADTLGALRTAQAAGAETLAVTNTIGSSAARECDHALFVRAGPEIGVAATKTFASQQTALHLLALWLGGGDVDPGHIAALRAIPEQVQSILDDDSAREVAAELADSAAYFFIGRGPQHPVALEGALKLKEISYEHAEGFAAGELKHGPLALVTPETPIIAMVTGYDERARKTVGNVKEVQARGAPVVAVTDGKADVEQYAQHVLTVPETTPEIAALLANVQLQLLAYWIARDMGRPIDKPRNLAKSVTVE, from the coding sequence ATGTGTGGGATCGTCGGCTACGTCGACCGTTCGGGCAACCCTGCCGCACTGGATGTCCTCGATACCGGCCTTTCGAGTCTCGAATACCGTGGCTACGATTCGGCGGGCGTGGCGCTCGCAGACGACGATCTCACTGTCGTCAAGCGTGAAGGGAAGGTCGAAGCGCTAACTGCCGCGCTCGCCACCGAGGCACCGGACGACGTGGCTGTTGGCATCGGACACACACGCTGGAGCACGCACGGGCCGCCGTCGGACACGAACGCACATCCGCACACGGACTGCACTGGCAACATTGCTGTCGTCCACAACGGTATCATCGAGAACTACGATACGCTCAAGGCCGAACTCCAGGAACGCGGGCACGTCTTCGAGAGCGAGACGGATACCGAAGTAATCCCCCATCTTATCGAGGACGGGCTCGATCGTGGCTGTGATCGTGAAACCGCATTCAGGGGTGCGATCGATCGACTCGAAGGGAGTTACGCAGTCGTCGCAACCTTCGCCGACGAGAATGAACTCCTCGCGACCCGGCAGGACTCGCCGCTGGTTGTGGGGCTGGGTAACGACGGCTACTACCTCGCCAGCGACGTGCCAGCGTTTATCGAGTACACCGACCGCGTCACCTACCTCGAAGACGGCGAGTTCGTCCGCGTCACACCGACAGGAGTGAGCGTCACCGACATCGAAGGGACCGAGATAGAGAAATCCATCTCGACGATCGACTGGGACCCCGAAGACGCCGGTAAAAGCGGGTATGAGCATTACATGCTCAAGGAGATTCAAGAACAGCCACGAGCGCTCAGAAAATGCCTGCGCGGCCGTGTTGACGAGATCGAGGGGCGAGTCTCGCTGGATCTCGATCTGGACCGGTCAGGAGTCGATAGTACCCATCTCGTCGCCTGCGGCACAAGCTATCATGCAGCCCTGTACGGTGCGCAGCTGCTTCGTGCCCAGGGAATCCCTGCTCAGACGTTCCTCGCGAACGAGTACGACGAAACCTGTCTCGCGGGCGAGAGACCCCTCGTCGTCGGCGTCACCCAGAGCGGCGAAACTGCTGATACGTTGGGAGCGCTCCGAACTGCCCAGGCAGCGGGTGCGGAGACGCTCGCCGTGACGAACACGATCGGTAGCTCCGCAGCCCGTGAGTGTGATCACGCCCTGTTCGTTAGAGCTGGCCCAGAGATCGGTGTTGCCGCGACCAAAACGTTCGCAAGCCAGCAGACCGCACTCCACCTGCTCGCGCTGTGGCTCGGGGGAGGTGACGTCGACCCCGGTCACATTGCTGCTCTTCGTGCGATACCGGAGCAGGTCCAGTCGATTCTCGACGACGATAGCGCCCGCGAGGTTGCCGCCGAACTGGCCGACTCCGCGGCGTACTTTTTCATCGGCCGCGGTCCACAGCATCCGGTCGCGCTCGAAGGCGCACTCAAGCTCAAGGAGATCTCCTACGAACACGCCGAGGGCTTTGCCGCTGGCGAACTCAAACACGGCCCGCTCGCGCTCGTTACCCCCGAGACGCCCATCATTGCGATGGTCACCGGATACGACGAGCGAGCCAGGAAAACGGTCGGGAACGTCAAAGAGGTCCAGGCCCGTGGCGCGCCGGTCGTTGCCGTCACGGACGGGAAAGCGGATGTCGAGCAGTACGCCCAGCACGTCCTCACAGTCCCCGAAACGACCCCCGAGATCGCTGCCCTGCTTGCGAACGTTCAGCTCCAGTTGCTCGCGTACTGGATCGCGCGGGATATGGGGCGACCGATCGACAAACCCCGAAATCTCGCGAAAAGCGTAACCGTGGAGTGA